Proteins encoded within one genomic window of Oscillatoria salina IIICB1:
- a CDS encoding PilN domain-containing protein, which translates to MYSLDVNFLKDRPELNPEKPKGRKRQKLDLGEKAPLLAGIAALLLLPALVGGVWYFLTTQTAKVNQEIAEQDRQIEELNAQAQSIEQLEAQIQQVNADVNSLASVFYQIKPWSAILQDIRDRIPPGVQISSIEQSEVEGSTSAPAEDGEATTTSVPTIQLTIQGAAISFNQVNDFLLTLQQSDLLANEETRLIGAQLTNNPAQLVIPDNQQSENVTVELPKVVEYTISTELTNKPASELIRQLDEKGATGLVTRLRTIEQQGVGK; encoded by the coding sequence ATGTATAGTTTAGATGTCAATTTTCTCAAAGATCGCCCCGAATTAAATCCAGAAAAACCAAAAGGTAGAAAACGCCAGAAGCTCGATTTGGGAGAAAAAGCCCCTCTATTGGCTGGAATAGCTGCATTGCTGCTCTTACCAGCACTTGTCGGCGGTGTTTGGTATTTCTTGACAACACAAACCGCAAAAGTAAACCAGGAGATCGCGGAACAAGATCGACAGATTGAGGAACTCAATGCTCAAGCGCAGAGTATCGAGCAACTAGAAGCGCAAATCCAGCAAGTGAATGCAGACGTAAACTCACTCGCGAGCGTCTTTTATCAAATTAAACCTTGGTCAGCAATTTTACAGGATATCCGCGATCGCATTCCTCCAGGAGTGCAAATTAGCTCGATCGAACAAAGTGAAGTTGAAGGTTCAACTTCTGCACCTGCGGAAGATGGCGAAGCTACAACAACCTCAGTACCAACAATTCAATTAACCATTCAAGGTGCAGCTATTTCTTTTAACCAAGTCAATGACTTTTTGCTGACACTTCAACAGTCGGACTTACTTGCTAATGAAGAAACTAGGCTAATTGGCGCTCAATTAACCAATAACCCAGCCCAGTTAGTAATCCCTGATAACCAACAATCGGAGAATGTTACAGTAGAACTCCCAAAAGTGGTCGAATATACAATTTCTACAGAACTGACCAACAAACCAGCTTCCGAGTTAATCAGACAACTCGACGAAAAAGGTGCTACAGGATTAGTAACTAGACTGAGAACTATCGAGCAACAAGGAGTAGGTAAATAA
- a CDS encoding HU family DNA-binding protein, translating to MNKGDLVNEIAEKANVTKKQADAVLTAALETIMDAVSNNDKVTLVGFGSFEPRKRKAREGRNPKTGDKMEIPETVVPAFSAGKLFKEKVAPK from the coding sequence ATGAATAAAGGCGATTTAGTTAACGAGATTGCAGAAAAAGCGAATGTAACGAAAAAACAAGCGGATGCTGTCTTGACTGCTGCTTTGGAAACGATTATGGACGCAGTTTCTAACAACGATAAGGTGACGCTGGTTGGTTTTGGTTCTTTCGAGCCGCGCAAACGTAAAGCTCGCGAGGGTCGTAATCCTAAGACTGGCGATAAGATGGAAATCCCAGAAACCGTTGTTCCTGCTTTCTCGGCGGGTAAACTGTTTAAAGAAAAAGTCGCACCGAAGTAA
- a CDS encoding bifunctional folylpolyglutamate synthase/dihydrofolate synthase has translation MTIDSLLQPFQRFGVHLGLARIEQLLADLGNPHQQVPIIHVAGTNGKGSVCAYLSSVLTEAGYKVGRYTSPHLVDWTERICLNEQPISTTELEKILQQIQAAINLQKESPTQFEVITAAAWLYFAQQKVDIAVIEVGLGGRLDATNVCHDPLVTIITSISLEHWQRLGPTVADIAREKAGILKPSYPAIIGNLPREAKEVVAKRIQELNCPAVWVEPAQKLSDNWAEYQNIKYPLPLLGEVQLINSALAICCLQHLQEQGWKIPLQTIENGMAKTRWLGRLQWLTWNHQKLLIDGAHNPAAAESLRQYVDTLDTKVTWVMGILATKDHADIFRALLRPDDKLYLVPVPDHSTAEPEYLANLAQEICPNLAECRTFPELFAALNTAIQGKSQVVLCGSLYLIGYFLKRESEIRD, from the coding sequence GTGACTATTGACTCACTACTCCAACCATTTCAACGCTTTGGTGTTCATCTCGGACTCGCTCGTATTGAACAACTTTTAGCTGATTTAGGCAATCCTCACCAGCAAGTACCAATTATTCATGTTGCAGGTACTAACGGTAAAGGTTCGGTTTGTGCTTATCTTTCATCAGTATTAACTGAAGCTGGCTACAAAGTCGGACGTTATACTTCACCTCATTTAGTAGATTGGACAGAAAGAATTTGCTTAAACGAACAGCCAATTTCGACCACAGAATTAGAAAAAATTCTTCAACAAATTCAAGCAGCGATCAATCTACAAAAAGAATCTCCCACACAATTTGAAGTTATCACTGCTGCGGCTTGGTTATACTTTGCTCAACAAAAAGTAGATATAGCCGTAATCGAAGTAGGCTTAGGAGGAAGATTAGATGCAACTAATGTTTGTCACGATCCTTTAGTCACAATTATTACTTCAATTAGTTTAGAACATTGGCAACGTCTTGGTCCTACTGTCGCCGATATTGCGAGAGAAAAAGCTGGTATTCTTAAGCCCAGTTATCCCGCAATTATTGGTAACTTACCAAGGGAAGCTAAAGAAGTAGTTGCGAAGCGAATTCAAGAATTAAATTGTCCCGCAGTTTGGGTAGAACCCGCACAGAAGCTATCAGATAATTGGGCAGAATATCAAAATATAAAATATCCTTTACCCTTATTAGGAGAAGTACAATTAATCAACTCAGCTTTAGCAATTTGCTGTTTACAACATTTGCAAGAACAAGGTTGGAAAATACCGCTACAAACTATTGAAAATGGGATGGCAAAAACTCGTTGGTTAGGGCGACTGCAATGGTTAACTTGGAACCACCAAAAACTACTTATTGATGGCGCACATAATCCAGCCGCAGCCGAAAGTTTGCGTCAATATGTAGACACCCTCGATACAAAAGTTACTTGGGTAATGGGGATTCTTGCTACTAAAGATCATGCTGATATTTTTCGAGCATTATTACGTCCTGATGATAAATTATATCTTGTTCCAGTACCCGACCACAGTACAGCCGAGCCAGAATATTTAGCAAATTTAGCTCAAGAAATCTGTCCTAATTTAGCAGAATGTCGCACTTTTCCGGAACTTTTTGCTGCTTTAAATACAGCAATTCAAGGCAAAAGTCAAGTAGTTTTGTGTGGTTCTCTTTATTTGATTGGTTATTTCTTGAAAAGAGAATCGGAGATTAGGGATTAG
- the pilM gene encoding type IV pilus assembly protein PilM, with protein sequence MISRLKGIFSKKSHGIGIEVAPERLNLVQLRQQGQVYKLVNYRSVEVPEGIFEEGQIVDSPGLAELIQETLAETKIKATKVATAVPMREAIIRIIPIPAELDDNELREMVLNHEAGLYLPYPREEVDLDYQKLGFFQDEDGIEKVQVLLVATRREVTDSYLDTFTQAGLYVDVLEINSFALIRTIREQLRQFGSNEAAVLVDIEFDSTEIAIIVDGVPQFSRTVPIGTYQLQSALSRAMNLPVSRNTELLQEMTIPETPADGIRTGATGINPGMAALLRVLGELADELRRSIDFYLNQSENLEVAQLLLAGPGGGIGQLDDFFTQRLSLPTTKLDPVAALSLEMEEEIPEIQRPGLGIVLGLGMREV encoded by the coding sequence ATGATTAGTCGTTTAAAAGGCATTTTCTCAAAAAAAAGTCACGGCATCGGCATCGAAGTTGCTCCGGAAAGACTAAATCTCGTACAACTGCGTCAACAAGGACAAGTATACAAACTTGTCAACTATCGTTCAGTAGAAGTTCCCGAAGGAATATTTGAAGAAGGACAAATAGTTGACTCACCCGGACTAGCAGAACTAATTCAAGAAACCCTGGCAGAAACTAAAATTAAAGCTACCAAAGTAGCTACAGCCGTACCGATGCGGGAAGCAATAATTCGGATTATTCCCATTCCCGCCGAATTAGATGACAACGAATTACGCGAAATGGTTCTCAACCATGAAGCAGGTTTATACTTACCTTATCCTCGTGAAGAAGTCGATTTAGACTATCAAAAATTAGGATTCTTCCAAGATGAAGACGGTATTGAAAAAGTACAAGTGCTGCTAGTTGCTACCCGCAGAGAAGTTACCGATAGTTACTTAGATACCTTCACCCAAGCAGGATTGTACGTCGATGTCTTAGAGATTAACAGCTTCGCCTTAATTAGGACAATCAGAGAGCAACTGCGACAATTTGGTTCCAACGAAGCGGCGGTACTCGTGGATATCGAATTTGACAGCACCGAAATCGCGATTATCGTCGATGGCGTACCGCAGTTTTCCCGTACTGTACCCATTGGAACCTATCAACTGCAAAGCGCCCTTTCCAGAGCAATGAATTTACCAGTATCGAGAAATACCGAATTATTACAAGAAATGACGATACCCGAAACCCCAGCCGACGGTATCCGCACAGGTGCAACTGGGATTAATCCTGGTATGGCAGCATTATTAAGAGTTTTAGGAGAATTAGCAGACGAATTGCGTCGTTCGATCGACTTTTATTTGAATCAAAGCGAAAATTTAGAAGTAGCGCAGCTATTACTAGCAGGTCCGGGAGGAGGAATAGGACAACTCGACGACTTTTTCACCCAACGCCTTAGCTTACCGACAACGAAATTAGATCCGGTAGCAGCGTTATCCTTAGAAATGGAAGAAGAAATTCCCGAGATCCAACGACCGGGATTAGGAATTGTCTTAGGTTTGGGAATGCGAGAGGTATAA
- a CDS encoding type IV pilus secretin family protein, whose amino-acid sequence MVKDYQSQLGIWVGATVVLMVTQPVYAASTQVTGVEIKPNGNSIELRLSTNGGEGLPQVLTENRGNELVANIMNTQLKLPSGQSFVQENPIPGISSVEVTQGDSNSVRVVVRGESSPPRQQILQQEARAITLSLGLAEDNQATSPTLSAESSQSQESPVAQTPTAVEPAKPEILFPDPEITIDGTPAPATGVVQPVSPAPPFLPRAVAPPVGDIAVANIDSSPEILDLGTAARVPRLVLREAPVREVLGLLARSAGLNLIFTNTEGEGVDSTISLDLENVPVQDVFNYVLQVSGVEASRRDNTIFAGSQLPLSTRRLVTRTFRLNQVEAANAAAFLAGQGAAVQRLVTPITETRSPTTGAVVERREEPAELQPLTVNQPEGGGPLLLQGLSVATDDRLNALTMVGEPRKVQIATSFLTQLDARRRQVAINVKIVDVNLAGTEAFNASFSFGVGDGFFVQDNGAAIFNYGGFNPPDQLTVTGSSLSPPVITNPFAGATIFLDPNSTIAVPGTGTGERRIVDGELVFDSPPGAGIFLTPRAEIGDDPFDVGITDVTLGTRNVTQVDITPAVPPTQPQIITNPVTGEITFVPGTAGIPQSRDTTFTAGDVGEITTSLPSLIQYPTRFLSLLQAQITSGNAKILTDPTLVVQEGQQATVNLTQEVVGNIESETESAEGIVTRTVTAEIKEAGLSLTVNVQRIDDNGFVTLSVEPTVTAIGNVQNLAVGDDINQIALLQRRELNSGFIRLRDAQTLILSGIIQESDRTVVSKVPILGDLPIIGALFRSTSRDNQRQEVIVLLTPQIIDDSERSAFGYNYTPGREAQEFLERRRFDVPRGRE is encoded by the coding sequence ATGGTGAAAGATTACCAAAGTCAGCTAGGAATTTGGGTCGGCGCAACAGTGGTTTTAATGGTAACGCAGCCAGTTTATGCCGCTAGCACTCAGGTAACAGGGGTGGAGATTAAGCCCAATGGCAACAGTATCGAATTGCGGCTTTCAACTAATGGCGGTGAGGGGTTGCCACAAGTATTAACTGAAAATCGAGGCAATGAGCTAGTAGCAAATATTATGAATACTCAGCTTAAGTTGCCTTCGGGTCAGAGTTTTGTGCAAGAAAACCCGATTCCGGGTATTTCTTCGGTTGAGGTAACTCAAGGAGATAGTAACAGCGTGCGGGTGGTTGTTCGAGGTGAAAGTAGTCCTCCTCGACAACAAATTCTTCAGCAAGAAGCTCGGGCAATTACCCTGAGTTTGGGACTGGCTGAAGATAATCAGGCAACATCGCCGACTTTGAGTGCTGAAAGTTCACAGTCTCAAGAATCTCCAGTTGCTCAAACTCCGACGGCAGTTGAACCTGCGAAACCAGAAATTTTGTTTCCTGACCCGGAAATTACGATTGATGGTACTCCGGCTCCGGCTACGGGTGTGGTGCAACCTGTTTCTCCGGCACCGCCGTTTTTACCGAGGGCGGTGGCTCCTCCAGTGGGAGATATTGCGGTAGCCAATATTGATTCTTCCCCAGAAATTCTGGATTTGGGGACGGCAGCTAGGGTTCCTCGTTTGGTATTGCGAGAAGCTCCGGTGCGGGAAGTTTTGGGATTGTTGGCTCGTTCGGCGGGTTTGAACTTGATTTTTACAAATACGGAGGGAGAAGGAGTTGACTCAACTATTTCTCTCGATTTGGAAAATGTTCCGGTACAAGATGTGTTTAACTACGTGCTTCAGGTTTCTGGTGTGGAAGCTAGTCGTAGGGATAATACTATTTTTGCTGGGTCGCAATTGCCTTTATCGACTCGCCGTTTGGTAACTCGTACTTTTCGTCTCAATCAAGTTGAGGCGGCTAATGCGGCGGCGTTTTTGGCAGGTCAAGGGGCGGCAGTACAAAGGTTAGTGACACCAATTACGGAAACACGGAGTCCGACGACGGGTGCGGTGGTGGAACGGCGAGAAGAACCTGCCGAACTGCAACCTTTGACGGTTAATCAGCCAGAAGGAGGCGGTCCGTTGTTGCTTCAAGGACTTTCGGTGGCGACAGATGACCGACTCAATGCTTTGACAATGGTGGGTGAACCGCGCAAAGTGCAAATTGCGACTTCTTTCTTGACGCAGCTTGATGCTCGTCGCCGTCAGGTGGCGATTAATGTGAAAATTGTTGATGTTAATTTGGCGGGAACTGAGGCTTTTAATGCGAGTTTTTCGTTTGGAGTCGGCGATGGGTTCTTTGTTCAAGATAATGGGGCGGCGATTTTTAATTATGGTGGTTTTAATCCTCCCGACCAGTTGACGGTGACGGGTAGTTCCCTTTCTCCGCCTGTAATTACTAATCCTTTTGCTGGTGCAACGATTTTTCTCGATCCTAATAGTACGATCGCTGTTCCGGGAACGGGAACTGGAGAACGCAGAATTGTTGATGGAGAACTGGTCTTTGATTCTCCTCCGGGAGCGGGAATATTTTTAACGCCGAGGGCTGAGATTGGTGACGATCCTTTTGATGTGGGAATTACTGATGTAACTTTAGGAACTCGTAATGTTACTCAAGTTGATATCACTCCCGCAGTTCCTCCGACTCAACCGCAAATTATTACTAACCCGGTGACTGGTGAGATTACTTTTGTTCCCGGTACGGCAGGTATCCCCCAAAGTAGAGATACTACGTTTACCGCAGGAGATGTTGGTGAGATTACTACTTCTTTGCCATCTTTGATTCAGTATCCGACTAGGTTTTTGAGTTTGTTACAGGCGCAAATTACGAGCGGGAATGCGAAGATTTTGACCGATCCTACTTTGGTGGTGCAAGAAGGACAACAGGCTACTGTTAATCTGACTCAAGAAGTGGTGGGAAATATTGAAAGTGAGACGGAATCTGCTGAGGGTATCGTGACGAGAACTGTTACCGCAGAAATTAAAGAGGCGGGTTTATCGCTGACGGTTAATGTCCAAAGAATTGATGATAATGGTTTTGTCACGTTATCAGTAGAACCGACGGTAACGGCGATCGGTAATGTACAAAATTTAGCTGTTGGTGATGATATTAACCAGATTGCTTTACTACAACGACGGGAACTAAATTCTGGTTTCATTCGCTTGCGAGATGCTCAAACTTTGATTCTGTCGGGTATTATTCAGGAGTCAGACCGAACGGTTGTCTCGAAGGTGCCGATTTTGGGCGATTTACCGATTATTGGGGCTTTGTTTAGAAGTACAAGCCGGGATAATCAACGACAAGAGGTAATTGTGTTGCTTACTCCGCAAATTATCGATGATAGCGAGCGTTCTGCTTTTGGCTATAATTACACTCCCGGACGAGAAGCACAGGAGTTTTTGGAACGGCGCAGATTTGATGTTCCTAGAGGTAGGGAGTAA
- a CDS encoding ABC transporter substrate-binding protein, producing MSIITKIKRFGLWALFGLLLTWLVSCGGASTSNSPELEFWTMQLQPQFTEYFNDLITKFEAENQGVKVRWVDVPWAAMESKILTAVSAKTAPDVVNLNPNFASQLATRNAWLDLNKQVPTEVKQEYLANIWDASAIADISFGFPWYLTTRVTIYNRDLLQQADVTQPPATYTELAEVAEKVKEKTGKYAFFATFVPNDSGEVLESLVQMNVTLVDENGKAAFNTPEGIAAFQYWVDLYQKNLLPPEVLTQGHRYGIELYQAGETALLSSGAEFLKTIANNAPKIAEVSAAATQITGETGKKNVAVMNLVIPRDTDKPEVALKFAEFVTNTENQLAFAQAANVLPSTTKALQIYIEQIEQQENATAVEEARKVSAMQIKDAEVLVPARENLNQLQKAIYENLQAAMLGEKTVEQAVADAAETWNQIS from the coding sequence ATGAGTATAATTACCAAAATTAAACGTTTCGGTTTATGGGCGCTGTTTGGGTTATTGTTAACTTGGCTAGTTAGTTGTGGGGGTGCTTCGACTTCCAATAGTCCGGAATTGGAATTCTGGACGATGCAACTACAACCACAGTTTACTGAGTATTTTAATGACCTCATTACCAAATTTGAAGCGGAAAATCAAGGGGTCAAAGTGCGTTGGGTGGATGTGCCTTGGGCGGCGATGGAAAGTAAAATTTTAACGGCGGTGAGTGCGAAAACTGCGCCGGATGTGGTTAACCTAAATCCTAATTTTGCTTCTCAGTTAGCGACGCGCAATGCTTGGTTGGATTTAAATAAGCAAGTACCCACAGAGGTAAAGCAAGAGTATTTAGCAAATATTTGGGATGCTAGCGCGATCGCGGATATTAGTTTTGGTTTTCCTTGGTATCTTACCACGCGCGTTACTATCTACAATCGAGATTTGTTACAACAAGCTGATGTTACCCAACCACCAGCGACTTACACTGAGTTAGCAGAAGTCGCGGAAAAAGTCAAAGAAAAAACAGGTAAATATGCGTTTTTCGCTACTTTTGTACCTAATGATTCTGGTGAAGTATTAGAGTCTTTGGTACAAATGAATGTTACTTTAGTCGATGAAAATGGCAAAGCAGCGTTTAATACTCCTGAAGGTATTGCTGCTTTTCAATATTGGGTTGATTTGTATCAAAAAAATCTTTTACCTCCGGAAGTTCTTACTCAAGGACATCGTTATGGAATCGAACTTTATCAAGCAGGAGAAACTGCTTTACTTTCTTCTGGTGCAGAGTTCCTCAAAACAATTGCTAATAATGCTCCCAAAATTGCTGAAGTTTCCGCAGCAGCAACGCAAATTACAGGTGAAACAGGGAAGAAGAATGTTGCAGTCATGAATTTAGTAATTCCTCGCGATACCGATAAACCAGAAGTGGCACTAAAGTTTGCTGAATTTGTTACTAATACCGAAAATCAATTAGCGTTTGCTCAAGCGGCTAATGTGCTTCCTTCTACTACTAAAGCTTTGCAAATATATATCGAACAAATCGAACAGCAAGAGAATGCAACTGCGGTGGAAGAAGCACGTAAAGTTAGCGCAATGCAAATCAAAGATGCAGAAGTTTTAGTTCCTGCAAGGGAAAACCTCAATCAACTGCAAAAGGCAATTTATGAGAATTTACAAGCAGCAATGTTAGGTGAAAAAACTGTCGAACAAGCTGTTGCTGATGCAGCCGAAACCTGGAATCAAATTTCTTGA